CAGTCCCAGTACACAACGCTGCCATCAATGGTCATTTGTCTTTCTCCCTAGTTGACTCTAAGCCCTATCAGCTCTTCAAAGGAGTTCACATTTCTCATTCATTATGTCTTCAGATTGTCTATTAATGAAACATCCTTTGATAATAGCTTGTGCTCAAACTGTAAAAATGTCATACACATGACTTATCTTAGAACACCCATAAATGAAAGCTAAAGGCAAAACGGATTAGAAAGGCAGTATGTGGAGTTAAGACATCGCTCAGTTTTTACATGAAGTTCCAGGAAAATGGTAGAAATACACAAGGCATAAAAAGTTAAGTGTATTAAGTTTTCAGGGAGTACTCAAGACTGGCAATGCATGCAGGTGCCCAAAGGCAAACTGTTTTTGTAGTACTGCAAAACAGCTCCCTGGGCAGATGTGAGCAGCCAATGTGTGCTGTCCACCTCTAGAGTGACCCAGATTCCACTTAATTAAGTAGATGAAAGTGAACTCACCCTAGGGCTCCTGCGAGGTGACTGGACAGCTGGGACCTGCGGGGTACAATACCAATTGATCTCATAGCTGGCTCCCAGTTTCGCCCGCCTACTCACCCACAACACCCTCCTTAGCCTTTACCTCTACAGCATGGGCCACGATCCTCTTTAAAACGATGGGCTTTCTGATTGCAGCCGCACTGGGTGTCTGGAGAAGAGGGATGAACGTGAGCTCAACATTAGGTGAGGGGCCACAAGGGGAGGAGGTGAGAAACCTGGGGCTCACCTTCGGCCAGATTTCAGGGAGGATGCTCGGGAGTTCAGAGCCTGATTTCCGCTGGGACCTCCGCAGAGGCTTAGTAGGAGATGGGGCCCTTGGccctggaaagagaaaaaagttaagcGGTAGAGGAGGACTCTAGACCTTAGAGTCCAGAGAACAGGTTCTAGAGACAGCGAGAAAATTCCCAAACAAGCCCTTCTAAGGGCTCCTCCTCTGGAGGCAGCAGCGGGAGGGAAGGGCAATCTTTCACAGGACTGCGTCCCCCAAACGGCTCGACCTCACGTCTCCCGCGCGCCCTCCGCTCACCGGAGCGCTGAGCGGCTCCTCCGGACCGCGTTCGCCTCCCAGACATAACTAAGCTCGGTCTCGAGCTCCTCCAGCGCCGCCGCCCCGGGCGCGCGCCAACGGGGAAGGCCACTCGCTGCAAAAAACTTTCGAATTACCCGCCCTGCGGAGAAGGAAGCGGAAGTGACGTAGGGAGAGAGGTCCGCGGCGTTCGGGCCCCCTCTCTTTTCCACCGGTCTTCACGTTTAGCGTCAGCGGAGGCGTGGCCCAGGGGTGCGATGGCGTCATCAGGGCGCGCCGCACCCGGAAGAGACGTGGCAGCGGAGGGATAATCGGGGCGGCCGGGGCTGAAGGGAGCGGACCAAGATCCTTGGAGAGCGTGGTCCCTGCCCTTCCTCGCCTCGAAGCATCGCTGCCGCCCTTCGGAACCGGTGCAGCGGCCGATCAGTAAACACAGAGACTGGGGTCTGTAGAGAAGGGGCGGGGCTTGGAGGGGGTGGGGCTCAGGGGAGGCCTTGGGGGCGGGGCCGGTGGTATCGGGGAGTCGCTGATGGAGGGGCCTGGCCGGGGGCGGGATCCAGAAGGATTGAGGGGTCGCCGGAGGTGGGATTTATGCAGGGGGTGTTTCCCCGCATAAGGAGGAACAGTGGGCAGAAATCTTGGGTCGGGGCGAATAAGAGAGTGTCTGGGGGAGTTAAGAGTGGAAACTGGGCTGGTGAGAGCATAGTGGTGGCCACCAGAACCTGGCTTCCTACCAACTCAGGCCCCTTTCCCAGGATCGATCATGGGGCTTTGTAAGTGCCCCAAGAGAAAGGTGACCAACCTGTTCTGCTTCGAACACCGGGTCAACGTCTGCGAGCACTGCCTGGTAGCCAATCACGCCAAGGTGGGGCCTTCAGGGGAGCGACTGAGCAGGGCACTGGGTGGGCAAGGCGGTATTGGCTTCCTCCAAATCCATGAGGGACCCCGCGCTAGAATGTAAGCCCCACAAGGGCAAGGACttggtttattttgttcactgatatatCCCCCGCCCCCAAGAGAGAGTCTGGCGcacagtatgtgctcaataaatattgattaaacaaacaaaaggatgAGTCTCCTCTGTGACTAGAGAAAAAGAGACTGTCAGACCTTGGGGTGATAGGCCGAGCAGCCCCAGCACCAGTTGTGACATCTCTCTCCCACTCCAGTGCATCGTCCAGTCCTACCTGCAATGGCTCCAAGATAGCGACTACAACCCCAATTGCCGCCTGTGCAACATACCCCTGGCCAGCCGAGAGACGACCCGCCTTGTCTGCTATGGTGAGGCCTTGGCACCTCGGGGGGATCAGGCCAGCCTCAGGGGCCAGCTTGGTGACTGGTTTCCAGGCCCTCCTCAAGCAGCAGGACAGTGAGTCCCCCAAGTCTCAGAACCCAGATTCTAGTCATATTAAAGTTCCTTACCTGCTCTGTAAGTTCAGGCAAGTTATTCTTCCTTTCTAGGCCTCACTGTCTTTCCTAAAAATTAAAGCTCCTAGTTCCTCTTTCCTAAAAATTCAGCCCTGCCAATCTGGAGGTTTGAGTGAGAGCCAGTCAAGCTTATGTGTATGCTGGTGGCCGTGACTATCAGCTAGCCAGACCGGCATGTCGCTTTCAGATATTCAGGATCCACCACTGATTCCAAGTCTAAACAGAGAGGAAGTGAGTTTCCCACATTAAAGTTAGCTAAAAAAAGTCAGCAGACATATGTGTCATGACTTTGACCTGAATCTGGAGTAAGAGCCTTAGCTCCAGTTTTTGAAGGAGCTCATGCAAGAGGCAGCTCCATATGTGTTTCTCcttgtgagtgcgtgtgtgtacTTGCAGGCACTTAATGTACACTGTGTGTTTAAATGAGTGTTAGTGTGTTGATTAGTACTTGGGGGTGAATGAATGggtaaatgtatgtatgtaaacaTATGAACACAGGTGTGTTGTGGGAGTACAAGAGAATGCATGGTTGAATGTGCCTGAGTGTTAGCAAACCTGTGAGTGTAtagatgtgtatgtgtgaggGCTCCTGTGCCCATAGTGTAGATATAGTGAATGCTACTTGTGTTTGATTACGTGCTTATAAGCACATGTACATGTGTGCCCAGGgatgtgtacatgcatatgtgtgcctgtgtgtatatcAAGGAACCTTTTCTGAAACTGTTCATTATTAGCCATTAGCCCAAAGAGTATGATGAGTGCAGGCCCAGAGAGGACTCACTGAAAGGAGAGGTGGCGTTTCTTCCCACCCAAACTTACCCCTGTGAGCTGGACAGCTTGGTAGCACTGCCTGGACTTAGATGGTGATAGCCAAGAAGACTGATGTTTTAGGGAACAGGACGGGGAGGAGAAGGCTCTGGCACACACGTGTGTCCATATGTCCTGCAATGGTTTGGGGGCTATTGCTAGGCTAGGAGCCCTAAGTGTCTTCTTCCTCATGTCTCTTCTCCCCTGTCTCATGGGCCCTAAGATCTCTTTCACTGGGCCTGCCTCAATGAACGTGCTGCCCAGCTACCCCGAAACACGGCACCTGCCGGCTACCAGTGCCCCAGCTGCAATGGCCCCATCTTCCCCCCAACCAACCTGGCTGGCCCTGTGGCCTCCGCACTGAGAGAGAAGCTGGCCACGGTCAACTGGGCCCGGGCAGGACTGGGCCTCCCTCTGGTGAGAGTCCCTCTGTCTGTCTGACCATCCATCTGCCCTGGGCCCCACCTGAGCCAGATGGGTGGGGACAGTACTAGGCAGCCTGGTGACCCAGATTCCTTCCTCCAGATCGATGAGGTGGTGAGCCCAGAGCCCGAGCCCCTCAACACGTCTGACTTCTCTGACTGGTCTAGCTTTAATGGTAAGTGGTGGCTTCCACCTACTGTCTGGGCTTTAGCCTCCCTGCTCTGCTGACAGCTCCCTTGGTCTACAGTCACATGCTCTACCCCTGAGCTCTACCCACTACTTCTGCTGATGGCTCTCTTTCCGCCCACAGCCAGCAGTACCCCTGGACCAGAGGAGGTAGACAGCGCCTCTGCTGCCCCAGCCTTCTACAGCCAGGCCCCCCGGCCCCCGGCTTCCCCAGGCCGGCCCGAGCAGCACACAGTGATCCACATGGGCAATCCTGAGCCCTTGACTCATGGTGAGCCTGGGAGTGACCCAGGCCGCAGAAGGATAGAAAGAGGGTGGTGGAGTGGTTTGTGTACGGGGAGCTTGAGGATCCAGAGAGAGACCCACCTGGAGGAACCTGTCCTCAATCCAGGCACAGCCATTACCTCCGCACGATTCTGAGATGCTCTGTCAGACTGAGGAGGGCAGGTGATCCCCCTAGCCCTCCCCAAAGCAGCCAGTTTTCCTGAGTCTATTGGTGCTAGTGGCTCCGCCCTGTAGCCCCTAGGAAGGTGTATGATACGCGGGATGATGACCGGACACCAGGCCTCCATGGAGACTGTGACGATGACAAGTACCGACGCCGGCCTGCCTTGGGTTGGCTGGCCCAGCTGCTAAGGTACACAGGGTCAGGCGGGCGGAATGCCGGGAAGGGGTGGAGAGGGAGTGGGAACCAGAGGCCCTGGGAGGGACAGCTTCATGACCAAAGGGGCTCGTTCTGGGGAGTGACAGTACCTGGTGCTGGGGTGTGCAGAGGCCTTGGCTGTGCAGCAGAAGCTGTGGTTTGCTTCTCTCTGGGGCTGTCTCAGTGCCTCCTACACAGGAGGTTTGGACTCAGGCTCTTTGAGGCCCCTTCCTGAACTGACACCCCCTAATCTTTGTAACTCTCCCCGACGCCTGACACGTTGTAGTTTCCAGAACACAGTCGTGTGCCTCAGCTGGTCTGAGCTGCACAATAAGGCCCTATGGTGGCAAGTGCAGGAGTGATCATCTCTGAGGCACAGACGAGGAGATGGAGGTTCAGGAATGGGTGGTGACCGGGGCTTCTCTCTAGGCCGTGGGGGCCACCAGGGACTGGGGCCTGATCTGATTTTCCCCTCATCCCCCCAGGAGCCGGGCCGGGTCTCGGAAGCGACCGCTGACCCTGCTCCAGCGGGCAGGGCTGCTGCTACTCCTGGGACTGCTGGGCTTTCTGGCCCTCCTTGCTCTCATGTCTCGCCTAGGCCGGGCCGCAGCGGACAGCGACCCCAACCTGGACCCACTCATGAACCCTCACATCCGCGTGGGCCCCTCCTGAGCCCCCTTGCTTATGGCTAGGCCAGCCTAGGACTTGGGTCCTGTGGAGGAGAGGCGGGGTAATGGGGAGGCTGGGGGCACCTCTTCACTGCCCCTCTCCGTCAAGCCTAAGACACTAAGACCCCGGACCCAAAGCCGAGTCCACCAGAGTGGTTGCAGGCCGGGCCTGGAGTCCCCGCGGGTCAAGCATTTGTCTTGACTTGCTTTCCTCTCGGGTCTCCAGCCTCCCACCCCTTGCCCCATGAAGGAGCTGGCAGGTGGAAATAAACAACAACTTTATTAAAACACCCGAGGCAGCCTTTTCGTTCAGCCTCCTCAGCCCTGTTCCAACTCCCCAGGCCTCAGTGGTTCTCCTCCCGGTACTCGATGGCCAGAAACTCCAAGGACAGGCGGTTGAAGAACATGGCTCCGTTGAGCACTGGGTGGAGGAGAGAGCCCCCCATGAGCCCCAGTACCCTTCCCTGGCTACTCCTTGCCATATCTCAGGGTTCCAAAGCTCCCCGCTCCGCCTTGCACCCTCCCCCTCCCGCCACTCACTCAGGATGGTCAGGGCAGAGCAGCGGATGTACTTGTTTTCTGTCATCTCAGCATAGAGTGACCCCATGGCGGCCCAGCAGATGCTGATCACCTGGGAGAACTGTAGGCCCATCTAGTGGGAGAGTGGCCCCCTGACACAACAGTGGGGTTTCCATCAGCCCCCCGGGCCTCCCGCAGCCAGCCCTTGCGTCCCTGCCCCGAGCCTACCATCAGGACGACCGTGTAATGAAAGCTCATGCGTTCGTAGTGGTGGGTGATGCAGAAGTTGTGCACGTCGCTGATGAAGATGCCCAGGTGTAAGAAGAAGAGCATCAGTGCAGCCGTGGTGAGCATCATGCCTTTTGGGAAGAAGAATGTGGCGATGCGGTCTCGCAGCCGCATCTTGCCCACAGCGTAGATGCAAGTCAGACTTGAGAGCTGGAGCAAGCAGGCCCTGCCCAGGAAAAGCAGCAGTCTCTCGTTCTAGAGTGCCTGGTATGGAATAGCAGTGGGATTCTAGAACCAGGAGGACAGTGGAGGGGACAAGATTCTAGAACACAGGCTCCTGATTCCAGCCAACACAGGACTGCCTCACAGGTGGTAGGGGTGCTCTGAATTGTGAGATCAGTGGGGGCCCATAAGGCGAAGGGGCAGCAGCCCTAGTTGTCCCATACTCACTCTAGTCACTTTTGTGCACATCTCAATTTTCCCACAACGGAGGCAGCGTGAACACAGTCTACAGATGAAGAACTGGGGCTCAGAAAAGTTGAGGGGTGTGGTCTAGATTCACAGCAAGTCTTAGGCAGATGAGAGATTAGGACCCACCTGCATAGCTGGAAGGCATTCCCAGGTGAGGGGAGGCCTGGGGTGAATCCCAGGTTCCAAGTATTTGCTCTACCCTCTGGTGGAAAGGAATTACGAGAAGGAAAGATATCAACAGATTCTTCAGAGCTGTCCCGGGATCTTCCCCGTGCCCTTCCCAGTGTGGTCCAGAGGGCACCTGGCTTTACCATTCTCTCCCCAGATGTTCTTACAGGACCCAATGCTGGTCAGCTTTCCTCTCTGCCACCTTCAGGTGCTTGGAGCATTTTCACCTCCATCAGTCCAAGAGTCCCATGAGACAGCTGGGGCTGGTGGCATAAATCCTGTTTGACAATTGAGTCTGAGGCAGAAAGGATGGTCTTCCTCAAGTTGTCATAGCCAGTAAGGGAGGGAGTCAGTACTGAAACTAAGATctgatactacctgagactgtgcTGAGTGAGCAGGGTCAGATGCAAGCCAGAAGGAAAACATTTCCTCCATGCATGTAAGAGATGAgaactaggctgggtgtggtagctcatacctgcaaccccagcactttcagaggcccaggtgggaggattgccttgggccaggagttcaagaccagcttgggagacagcaagaccccatctctctctctctttttttttttttttgagacagagtttcactcttgttgcccaggctggagggcaatggcgcgatctcagctccccgcaacctctgcctcctggattcaagtgattctcctgcctcagcctcccgagtagctgggattataggcatgcaccaccaagcccagctaattttgtatttttagtagaaacagggtttctccatgttggtcaggctgatctcgaactcccagcctcaggtgatctgcctgccttggcctaccaaagtgctgggattacaggagtgagccaccactcctgtccagcaagaccccatctcttaaaaaaaaaaaaattgctgagtgTGCTGGTGCgtgtctttagtcccagctactcaggaggctgagatgggaggattgctggagcccaggagtcccaggctgcagtgaactatgatcatgccactgtactccaatctgggtgacacagaaaaaaagaaaggaaaagaaaaaaaacaaaggtgaGCACTCCAAGGCCGTCAACAAAATATGCCAGAAAAACAGCCAGAAATGGTATGGAGTGAGATGACAGCTCCCAGGGATTGAAgcaggagaagaggagggaggagtaCAGGACTTGATGTTGAACTCAGCCACCCCACTGCCTCCTGCCCAACTGTTTGCCCCAAAAGTTAGGTCCCAGGTCAGCCCAAGACCCACAGGCTGCCTCCCAGCAGCGGGATTAGAGCCTGCACCCGCCGCCTGTGCTTGCTGGCTAGTCTCCAGACAAGCACAATAGTTCTTCAGAGCCCCATCCTAACCACATAAAAGGGGTGATGCCCCAAGGCCCAGCTGTGGTCCCACTGTTGAAACAATTGTTTGTGCCTTAGTCCTTATTTGAATACAAATGAACTTTTGTACATAAAAGTTCCTAGCTcctaattctattttatttttgagacagagtctcactcttatcgcccggactggagtgcagtggcgggatctcagctcactgcaacctccgcctcccgggttcaaatcattctcctgcctcagcctcctgagtagctgggattataggcatgtgccaccatgcccagctaatatatatatattttttaagacgcagcttcgctcttgttgcccaggctagagtgcaatagcgccatctcagctcatagcaacctctgcctcccgggttcaagcaattctcctgcctcagcctcccaagtagctgggactacaggcatgtgccaccaagcccagctaattttgtatttttagtagagatggggtttctctatggtggtgaggctggtctcgaactcctgacctcaggtgatatgcccactctggcctcccaaaatgctggcattacacacgtgagccaccacgacctgCCTGGATGATTTTTCTTAACACTATTCTCCAACTTTTAAAAACGCTTATAGACTTCGAGTAGGCCTCAATCTATACCCTTTTTCATGTTCTTAAGATTATAGTTTCATAGGCTGAAATCAAGTATTTTAAATGGTTTCTAGACATCCCATTGattcagaggtcagcaaactttttctgtaaaatagtaaatattttaggtttggaGGACCATGCAGTCTCTGTGgtagctactcaactctgctctatttttttgttttttggtttttttgagatggagttttgctcttgtcacccaggctggactcactgcaacctccgcctcctgggttgaagcgagtctcccacctcagccttccgagtagctgggactacaggcgagctcTTCACCTTTGTGCACAGCTGCACTTTTGTCCAAGTCAGAACCCTGGGAgagcagctcaggaggctgaggtgggaggggaggtcaaggctgcagtgagccgaagacagcaccactgcgctccagcctggatgacagagcaaaaccctgtctcaaaaaaaaaaaaaaaaaaaaggaaaagagaacccTGAGAGTTATCCTCCACATTTCCACCCAGCCCTTCACTCAGCACATTCCATCAGTCAGTCACATAAGCTCTGCTGagtctgtccttttttttttttttttaaataatagagagggggcgggtctcactatgttgtccaggctggtattgacctcctgggctcaatcagttctcccacctccgccttccaaagtgctgggattacaggcgtgagccactgtgcccggccttacgGGTTCTTAAATGTGAGTGTGTATCAGAACTACTTGAACTACTTGGGAACTTTCCAAAAAGAAGCTAGACCTGGGTGAACcccagagtctttttttttcttcttgctctgtcacccaggctggagtgcagtggcaccatcagggctcaagcaattcccccacctcagcctcccgagtagctgggaccacaggcgtgcgccatcatcctggctaattttgggggtttttttg
The genomic region above belongs to Papio anubis isolate 15944 chromosome 12, Panubis1.0, whole genome shotgun sequence and contains:
- the TMEM262 gene encoding transmembrane protein 262 isoform X3; the encoded protein is MRLRDRIATFFFPKGMMLTTAALMLFFLHLGIFISDVHNFCITHHYERMSFHYTVVLMFSQVISICWAAMGSLYAEMTENKYIRCSALTILMLNGAMFFNRLSLEFLAIEYREENH
- the ZFPL1 gene encoding zinc finger protein-like 1 isoform X1, which translates into the protein MGLCKCPKRKVTNLFCFEHRVNVCEHCLVANHAKCIVQSYLQWLQDSDYNPNCRLCNIPLASRETTRLVCYDLFHWACLNERAAQLPRNTAPAGYQCPSCNGPIFPPTNLAGPVASALREKLATVNWARAGLGLPLIDEVVSPEPEPLNTSDFSDWSSFNASSTPGPEEVDSASAAPAFYSQAPRPPASPGRPEQHTVIHMGNPEPLTHAPRKVYDTRDDDRTPGLHGDCDDDKYRRRPALGWLAQLLRSRAGSRKRPLTLLQRAGLLLLLGLLGFLALLALMSRLGRAAADSDPNLDPLMNPHIRVGPS
- the TMEM262 gene encoding transmembrane protein 262 isoform X4, whose amino-acid sequence is MMLTTAALMLFFLHLGIFISDVHNFCITHHYERMSFHYTVVLMMGLQFSQVISICWAAMGSLYAEMTENKYIRCSALTILMLNGAMFFNRLSLEFLAIEYREENH
- the TMEM262 gene encoding transmembrane protein 262 isoform X1, encoding MRVEQILGTWDSPQASPHLGMPSSYAGMMLTTAALMLFFLHLGIFISDVHNFCITHHYERMSFHYTVVLMMGLQFSQVISICWAAMGSLYAEMTENKYIRCSALTILMLNGAMFFNRLSLEFLAIEYREENH
- the ZFPL1 gene encoding zinc finger protein-like 1 isoform X2, which codes for MVRPWHLGGIRPASGASLVTGFQALLKQQDNLFHWACLNERAAQLPRNTAPAGYQCPSCNGPIFPPTNLAGPVASALREKLATVNWARAGLGLPLIDEVVSPEPEPLNTSDFSDWSSFNASSTPGPEEVDSASAAPAFYSQAPRPPASPGRPEQHTVIHMGNPEPLTHAPRKVYDTRDDDRTPGLHGDCDDDKYRRRPALGWLAQLLRSRAGSRKRPLTLLQRAGLLLLLGLLGFLALLALMSRLGRAAADSDPNLDPLMNPHIRVGPS
- the TMEM262 gene encoding transmembrane protein 262 isoform X2 — its product is MRVEQILGTWDSPQASPHLGMPSSYAGMMLTTAALMLFFLHLGIFISDVHNFCITHHYERMSFHYTVVLMFSQVISICWAAMGSLYAEMTENKYIRCSALTILMLNGAMFFNRLSLEFLAIEYREENH